The bacterium DNA segment ACGGCGGCAGCGCGGAGATCGAGATGCAGCCGATCAGGAAGAACACGGCCGTCCAGGGCATGCGGTGGATCAGCCCGCCCATCTCCTCCATGTCGCGCTCGCCGGTGGCGTGGAGCACGGCGCCCGCGCCCATGAAGAGCAGCCCCTTGAAGAGCGCGTGGTTGAGCGTGTGGTAGAGACCCGCCGTGAGCGCCAGCGCCGCGAGCAGCGGCAGGTCGAAGGCGCGGAAGATCAGCGCCAGCCCGATGCCGATGAGGATGATGCCGATGTTCTCGACGGAGTGGTACGCCAGCAGCCGCTTGAGGTCGTGCTGCATCAGCGCGTAGAGCACGCCCAGCACCGCCGAGATCAGCCCGAGCACGAGGATCAGCGCGCCCCACCACCACGGCAGACCGTGCAGCAGGTCGAACGAGACCCGCACGATGCCGTAGATCGCGGTCTTGAGCATGACGCCGCTCATCAGCGCCGAGACGTTCGAGGGCGCGACCGGGTGCGCCTCGGGGAGCCAGACGTGCAGCGGGATGACGCCCGCCTTGGCCGAGAAGCCGAACAGCGACAGCAGGAAGGCGGCGGCCGCCCACTTCGGGGGGAGCGTCGCCTCGCGCATCGCGTCGAAGGAGTAGCCCGCGAACGACGAGAACCCCGTCTTGAGGCCGGCGAGGATCCCGAACGCGAGCAGGATCGCCACGGCGCCGACGTGGGCGACGACGAGGTAGAGGAAGCCGGCGCGCCGGTTCGCCACCTGCTCGTCCTCGAAGATCACGAGGAAGTACGAGGCCAGCGCCATGACCTCCCAGGCGACGAGGAAGAAGAGCGCGTCGTTCGCGAGCACGACCAGCAGCATTCCCGCGATGAAGAGCCCGTAGAAGACGATGAGGCGCGTGACGGTGCGGTGCTCGAGGTAGCCGCGCAGATAGCCGAGCGAGTAGATCGAGACGAAGAGCGAGAGCAGGCCGACGACGACGAGGAAGAAGCCCGCGAGCGGATCGAGACGCACGGAGAACGGCAGGTCCGGCAGCCCCAGCGGCAGGGTCGCGGCGGAGACCGCGCCGCGCGAAACGCAGACGGCGCCGGCCGCCACCGCCAGGAACGACGCCGCGGCGGCCAGCGTGCAGCCGACGGCGATGAGGGCCCGCTGCGCCCCGCGCAGCACGAGCGCCACGGCGGGCAGCAGGAGCAGCAGGATGACGGCCGCGCCCGCGGTCGCCAGCGGCTCAGCTCCAGGATTCAGAGCCGTGAATAACCAGTTTCCCATGCTTGCCGATTGCAAAACGGCGGAACCTTACTCCCCGGTTAAGGCACGTGTCAAGGATGTTCAGAGAATGGGGACA contains these protein-coding regions:
- the hyfB gene encoding hydrogenase 4 subunit B; protein product: MGNWLFTALNPGAEPLATAGAAVILLLLLPAVALVLRGAQRALIAVGCTLAAAASFLAVAAGAVCVSRGAVSAATLPLGLPDLPFSVRLDPLAGFFLVVVGLLSLFVSIYSLGYLRGYLEHRTVTRLIVFYGLFIAGMLLVVLANDALFFLVAWEVMALASYFLVIFEDEQVANRRAGFLYLVVAHVGAVAILLAFGILAGLKTGFSSFAGYSFDAMREATLPPKWAAAAFLLSLFGFSAKAGVIPLHVWLPEAHPVAPSNVSALMSGVMLKTAIYGIVRVSFDLLHGLPWWWGALILVLGLISAVLGVLYALMQHDLKRLLAYHSVENIGIILIGIGLALIFRAFDLPLLAALALTAGLYHTLNHALFKGLLFMGAGAVLHATGERDMEEMGGLIHRMPWTAVFFLIGCISISALPPFNGFVSEWLTFQAFLLSPSLPVPLMKLLVPMGAALLALTGALAAACFVKAFGVTFLGHWRGHRREQVHEADWTMRAGMGLAAVSCLALGVLPPLVLDWMDSVPQALVGARTGSPVAGLGWLWLTPVAPERASYSGGIVFLGLLLCIPAVYLLLHIRPGAIKRGPIWDCGFEKLTPRMQYTATAFAMPIRRIFGHLFAVRERVRPSAFPGAAPYPRRLHYSLRVRDRFWNWLYRPVGAASLVLARQAGRLQQGRIQSYLIYSFVTILVLLVFLR